The following are from one region of the Pseudazoarcus pumilus genome:
- a CDS encoding ArsR/SmtB family transcription factor: protein MTTPSIFALIEKDEHIETAARALKAIAHPLRLKILCVLGDGEVCVQDIVDAVGTSQSNISQHLAILRDKGVLQTRKDANRVYYRVVDQRTLQLIGLMREVFCSDR, encoded by the coding sequence GTGACCACACCTTCCATCTTCGCGCTCATCGAAAAGGACGAACACATCGAGACCGCCGCGCGCGCGCTCAAGGCGATCGCCCACCCGCTACGTCTGAAGATCCTGTGCGTTCTCGGCGACGGCGAGGTCTGCGTCCAGGACATCGTCGACGCCGTCGGCACCTCGCAGAGCAACATCTCCCAGCACCTGGCCATCCTGCGCGACAAGGGCGTGCTGCAGACCCGCAAGGACGCCAACCGCGTCTATTACCGGGTCGTCGACCAGCGCACACTGCAACTGATCGGGCTGATGCGCGAAGTCTTCTGCAGCGATCGCTGA
- a CDS encoding rhodanese-like domain-containing protein has protein sequence MEFLAEHWQWTLLALASSTFLIVDTIRQATDRSSLAPLDVTQKINREDAVVIDVREQGEYAQGHIPNAHHFPLSEFDRRMAELNKFKDAPLIVCCATGNRSRSVLTKLRQAGFEKVFNLKGGIAEWEKGGQPLATGRKAKGKK, from the coding sequence TTGGAATTCCTGGCTGAACACTGGCAATGGACGCTGCTCGCACTCGCGTCGAGCACCTTCCTGATCGTCGACACGATCCGTCAGGCCACCGACCGCAGCTCGCTCGCGCCGCTCGACGTCACGCAGAAGATCAACCGCGAGGACGCGGTGGTCATCGACGTGCGCGAGCAAGGCGAATATGCGCAGGGCCACATCCCCAACGCGCACCACTTCCCGCTGTCCGAATTCGACCGTCGCATGGCCGAGCTGAACAAGTTCAAGGACGCCCCGCTGATCGTATGCTGCGCCACCGGCAACCGGTCGCGCAGCGTGCTCACCAAGCTGCGCCAGGCCGGCTTCGAGAAGGTGTTCAACCTCAAGGGCGGCATCGCCGAATGGGAAAAGGGCGGCCAGCCGCTGGCCACCGGTCGCAAGGCCAAGGGCAAGAAATGA